The proteins below come from a single Saccharopolyspora sp. SCSIO 74807 genomic window:
- a CDS encoding NAD(P)-binding domain-containing protein, translating into MAPTAAIIGAGISGLTAGKMLGDYGVGYSCFESSDRIGGNWAFGNPNGRSSAYRSLHIDTSKHQLSFRDFPIPAEFPDFPHHTQIKQYLDGYAAAFGLTDRIEFGNEVLHARRVPGGGWELDTQRGQRRHFDLLVVANGHHWDPRFPQFDGEFTGERIHSHAYVDPHDPLELTGKSILVVGIGNSAADIAVELSSKTLRNEVTLSTRSGAWVVPKYIAGAPADKYFRTTPHLPLSWQRKLVQLLQPLAAGRPQDYGLPTPNHKLFEAHPTQSVELPVRLGSGDLVANGDVARVDGRTVHFQDGSSGQFDVIVCATGYNITFPFFDEEFLSAPDNHFPLYKRMFKPGFDDLAFAGFAQAVPTLFPFVECQARLLAAWAAGLYRLPPIAEMQRVITADERRFIGHMVPSARHTQQVDYFIYEHDLRTRELPEGLRRARAAGTAPSGGG; encoded by the coding sequence ATGGCCCCCACCGCCGCGATCATCGGAGCAGGGATCAGCGGGTTGACCGCGGGCAAGATGCTCGGCGACTACGGGGTGGGCTACAGCTGCTTCGAATCGTCCGACCGCATCGGCGGCAACTGGGCGTTCGGGAACCCGAACGGGCGCAGCAGCGCCTACCGGTCACTGCACATCGACACTTCCAAGCACCAGCTGTCCTTCCGGGACTTCCCGATTCCCGCGGAGTTCCCGGACTTCCCGCACCACACGCAGATCAAGCAGTACCTGGACGGCTACGCCGCCGCGTTCGGGCTCACCGACCGCATCGAGTTCGGCAACGAGGTCTTGCACGCGCGACGAGTTCCGGGAGGCGGCTGGGAGCTCGACACCCAGCGGGGGCAGCGCAGGCACTTCGACCTGCTCGTGGTCGCCAACGGACACCACTGGGACCCGCGCTTCCCGCAGTTCGACGGGGAATTCACCGGCGAGCGGATCCACTCGCACGCCTACGTGGACCCGCACGATCCGCTCGAGCTCACCGGGAAGTCGATCCTGGTCGTCGGCATCGGCAACAGCGCCGCGGACATCGCCGTCGAGCTGTCCTCGAAGACGTTGCGCAACGAGGTGACGCTGTCCACCCGCTCCGGCGCGTGGGTGGTGCCCAAGTACATCGCGGGCGCTCCGGCGGACAAGTACTTCCGGACCACGCCGCACCTGCCGCTGTCGTGGCAGCGCAAGCTGGTCCAACTGCTCCAGCCGCTCGCCGCGGGACGTCCGCAGGACTACGGGCTGCCGACGCCGAACCACAAGCTGTTCGAGGCGCACCCGACGCAGTCCGTGGAGCTGCCGGTGCGCCTCGGCTCCGGCGACCTGGTGGCCAACGGCGACGTGGCGCGCGTCGACGGGCGGACCGTGCACTTCCAGGACGGCTCCAGCGGTCAGTTCGACGTCATCGTCTGCGCCACCGGGTACAACATCACCTTCCCGTTCTTCGACGAAGAGTTCCTCAGCGCCCCGGACAACCACTTCCCGCTCTACAAGCGGATGTTCAAGCCCGGCTTCGACGACCTCGCGTTCGCCGGGTTCGCGCAGGCGGTGCCGACGCTGTTCCCGTTCGTCGAGTGCCAGGCGCGGCTGCTCGCGGCGTGGGCGGCCGGGCTGTACCGGTTGCCGCCGATCGCCGAGATGCAGCGGGTGATCACCGCCGATGAGCGCCGGTTCATCGGGCACATGGTGCCCTCGGCGCGGCACACCCAGCAGGT
- a CDS encoding SDR family NAD(P)-dependent oxidoreductase, translating into MGAADRTGERVALVVGGASGIGAATAQALRDDGCRVITADLAAAQHTPDVAVDVTDEESVRALFEDVAEHEKRLDVVVNSVGVSTLALITDLAAEEFRRVLDVCLSGAFLVIKHAGRNMSSGGCVVSLASLNARQPAEGMAAYCSAKAGLAMLTEVAALELAARGIRVNAISPGLVATPLTAPALDVPGVHEDYLANTPLGRSGRPEEIADAAVFISRNEWMTGEVMDLNGGAHLRRYPDLLGHVRREFG; encoded by the coding sequence ATGGGTGCTGCGGACCGGACCGGCGAACGAGTGGCTTTGGTCGTCGGGGGCGCCTCGGGCATCGGGGCCGCCACGGCGCAGGCGCTGCGCGACGACGGCTGCCGGGTGATCACCGCCGATCTCGCCGCCGCGCAGCACACCCCGGACGTCGCGGTGGACGTCACCGACGAGGAATCGGTGCGCGCGCTGTTCGAGGACGTGGCCGAACACGAGAAGCGGCTGGACGTGGTGGTCAACAGCGTCGGCGTGAGCACGCTCGCGCTGATCACGGACCTGGCGGCGGAGGAATTCCGCCGGGTGCTCGACGTGTGCCTGAGCGGCGCGTTCCTGGTGATCAAGCACGCGGGCCGGAACATGTCGTCCGGCGGCTGCGTCGTGTCGCTGGCCTCGCTCAACGCGCGCCAGCCCGCCGAGGGCATGGCGGCCTACTGCTCGGCAAAGGCCGGTCTGGCGATGCTCACCGAGGTGGCCGCGCTGGAGCTGGCGGCACGCGGCATCCGGGTCAACGCGATCTCGCCGGGCCTGGTCGCGACACCGTTGACCGCTCCCGCCCTGGACGTTCCTGGTGTGCACGAGGACTACCTGGCGAACACGCCGCTCGGCCGATCCGGACGGCCGGAGGAGATCGCGGACGCTGCCGTGTTCATCAGCCGGAACGAATGGATGACCGGCGAGGTGATGGACCTCAACGGAGGCGCGCACCTGCGGCGCTACCCGGATCTGCTGGGACACGTGCGGCGGGAGTTCGGCTGA
- a CDS encoding FkbM family methyltransferase, producing MSENAPARPAARPAGRRLAMIAGALRGSASLSLAEPELRGLAELVRPGDVCFDIGAAYGMYSFTLASLAGPAGAVYSFEPQPKPRRVLRTGVRACGLQNVRVTDAAVGSEPGSLEMALPVKFGFAPIHGHAHVNDGVRQTRPDTTFTKTRSWRTPIRVVDEFCAQQSVERVDFMKVDVEGFEPNVVEGAAATVERHHPTLLLEIEDRHLSRYRTSAAEFTDHLHGLGYAMYTWNKRSWVRTAEVTTGTRNYLFAVDSAWGR from the coding sequence ATGTCCGAGAACGCTCCTGCCCGCCCGGCCGCGCGACCCGCGGGCAGGCGGCTCGCGATGATCGCCGGTGCGCTGCGCGGATCCGCTTCGCTTTCGCTGGCGGAGCCGGAACTGCGGGGGCTGGCGGAGCTGGTGCGCCCGGGTGATGTCTGCTTCGACATCGGCGCCGCCTACGGGATGTACAGCTTCACGCTGGCGAGCCTGGCCGGGCCCGCGGGCGCGGTGTACTCGTTCGAGCCGCAGCCGAAGCCCCGGCGCGTGCTGCGGACGGGCGTTCGCGCGTGCGGCTTGCAAAACGTGCGCGTCACCGACGCCGCGGTGGGCAGCGAACCCGGGTCGCTGGAGATGGCGCTGCCGGTGAAGTTCGGATTCGCCCCGATCCACGGGCACGCGCACGTCAACGACGGCGTGCGGCAGACCAGGCCGGACACGACGTTCACCAAGACCCGCTCCTGGCGCACCCCGATCCGCGTGGTCGACGAGTTCTGCGCGCAGCAGAGCGTCGAGCGGGTCGACTTCATGAAGGTGGACGTGGAAGGTTTCGAGCCGAACGTCGTCGAAGGCGCGGCGGCGACCGTCGAACGCCACCACCCGACGCTGCTGCTGGAGATCGAGGACCGGCACCTGTCCCGCTACCGCACGAGCGCCGCCGAGTTCACCGACCACCTGCACGGGCTCGGGTACGCGATGTACACCTGGAACAAGCGTTCCTGGGTGCGCACCGCGGAAGTCACCACCGGAACCCGGAACTACCTGTTCGCCGTCGACTCCGCCTGGGGACGCTGA